In a single window of the Papaver somniferum cultivar HN1 chromosome 8, ASM357369v1, whole genome shotgun sequence genome:
- the LOC113303138 gene encoding heavy metal-associated isoprenylated plant protein 12-like produces the protein MQKAVVKPDVHDNKTKQKALKSVSGLDGVNSVSIDMEAKITVIGDVDPVMLVCKLRKVCFADIVSVGPNKEPEKKKVPCETNIADIICALSKANYDPCHASGYYVENNPNSCVIS, from the exons AAAGCAGTGGTGAAACCGGATGTACATGACAACAAAACCAAACAAAAGGCCTTAAAATCTGTTTCCGGCCTTGATG GAGTTAATTCAGTATCGATAGACATGGAAGCGAAGATAACAGTAATCGGAGATGTTGATCCAGTAATGTTAGTTTGCAAACTAAGAAAAGTTTGTTTTGCAGACATAGTGTCTGTTGGTCCTAACAAAGAACCTGAGAAGAAAAAGGTTCCGTGCGAGACAAATATAGCAGACATCATTTGTGCTTTAAGCAAGGCTAACTATGATCCTTGTCATGCAAGTGGTTATTATGTTGAAAACAACCCTAATTCTTGTGTTATTTCTTGA
- the LOC113304175 gene encoding putative disease resistance protein RGA1 translates to MEWNKLKSYLDVGAAGSKVVVTTRKQEVASVVRGVIPPYNLDVLSEAECWSIIKKKAFSPGGASETPNMITIGEQIAKRCGGLPLAATFLGGLMRSQNDEKNWLSIRDNRSLETHGKQSGGLIPILKLSYDNLPSHLKQCFSYCC, encoded by the coding sequence ATGGAATGGAATAAACTCAAGAGTTACCTAGACGTTGGCGCTGCTGGCAGCAAAGTTGTTGTCACCACACGTAAACAAGAAGTTGCATCTGTGGTGCGGGGTGTAATTCCTCCATACAATCTAGATGTATTATCGGAAGCCGAGTGTTGGTCCATTATCAAGAAGAAAGCTTTTTCTCCTGGTGGAGCTTCTGAGACTCCAAATATGATAACCATAGGAGAGCAGATAGCTAAAAGATGTGGAGGCTTGCCACTCGCGGCAACATTTCTCGGCGGTCTTATGCGCTCGCAGAATGATGAAAAGAATTGGTTGTCTATCAGAGACAACAGAAGTTTAGAAACCCATGGAAAACAAAGTGGCGGACTCATACCGATATTGAAATTGAGCTATGACAACTTGCCCTCCCATTTGAAACAGTGTTTCTCTTACTGTTGCTGA
- the LOC113304176 gene encoding putative adenylate cyclase regulatory protein: MAEGFLHPCNGGNQHPLEDIGNDYFLNLLSNSFFQDVKMNELGDVVKFKMHDLVHDLAQSVVDYNEVSILSKLKNDASQMRRLQLIMEEKESMPVSNVLIDAKKLRTIFYHGRCSCWDLCCEFLVYHDGCISSGSQLSNKRVRVIYSLGEGRLKNLCSSPFIHLRYLDLNHSTIEDADAVSISQLYNLQTLNVSRSQNVQMVLNNVSYLKNLRHLDLSNSDIQVLPDYIVGLTNLQSLNLSNTSITKLPDTVCRMFHLKRLELRGCSSFRVLPCNFGALTQLRSLDLGDTGITELHESLITNLCKLESVDLGYNCKIPKDIKNWVELRCLRYFGKPRDIKLANPNFVWNAADLENVRGTRGLEMLTRLEVLYSYYVREEDDYTGTSISDSSGIEELANLNSLRKLGIRQLENVRGKIDAERAKLKDKQNIRELCLGWTRGDFELFANNSDLVLDGLQPHPDLKELEIYDFSGLRFPSGCVHLLLFRI; encoded by the coding sequence ATGGCTGAAGGATTCCTTCATCCATGTAATGGAGGAAATCAACACCCACTCGAAGATATTGGTAAtgattattttcttaatttattaTCCAACTCTTTCTTTCAAGATGTGAAAATGAATGAACTAGGTGACGTTGTGAAGTTCAAAATGCATGATTTAGTACATGACCTTGCACAAAGCGTTGTCGATTATAATGAAGTCTCGATACTGAGTAAATTGAAAAATGATGCATCTCAAATGCGTCGTCTACAATTAATCATGGAAGAGAAAGAATCAATGCCAGTTTCTAATGTTCTAATCGATGCAAAAAAACTTCGGACAATTTTTTACCATGGGCGCTGTTCTTGCTGGGATCTATGTTGTGAATTCTTAGTTTACCATGATGGGTGCATTTCTTCTGGGAGTCAACTTAGTAACAAGCGTGTACGTGTAATATATTCGCTGGGTGAAGGTAGGCTAAAGAATCTATGTTCTTCACCTTTCATACACTTGAGGTACCTTGACCTCAATCATTCAACAATTGAAGATGCTGATGCTGTATCCATAAGTCAGCTCTACAACCTACAGACTCTCAATGTTTCTCGTTCTCAAAATGTTCAAATGGTACTAAACAACGTTAGTTATTTAAAAAATTTACGGCATTTAGATCTCTCTAATTCAGATATTCAAGTGCTACCAGATTATATTGTTGGGCTCACGAATTTGCAGTCTTTAAATCTTTCAAATACTTCTATCACAAAGTTACCAGATACAGTCTGTCGCATGTTTCATTTGAAGAGGTTGGAATTAAGGGGATGCTCGAGTTTTAGAGTATTACCTTGTAATTTTGGAGCTTTGACGCAGTTAAGGTCTCTTGATTTAGGTGATACCGGAATAACAGAATTGCACGAGTCTTTGATTACCAACCTCTGCAAATTAGAGTCAGTGGACCTTGGATATAATTGCAAGATTCCCAAAGATATCAAGAATTGGGTGGAACTGAGATGTCTCAGATACTTCGGGAAGCCCAGAGATATAAAATTAGCAAACCCAAACTTTGTCTGGAATGCAGCTGATTTAGAAAATGTGAGAGGTACTAGAGGTTTAGAAATGCTAACTCGCCTGGAAGTATTATATTCTTACTATGTTAGGGAAGAAGATGACTACACCGGAACCAGTATCAGTGATTCAAGTGGAATCGAAGAATTGGCGAATCTAAACTCCCTTCGGAAGTTAGGAATAAGACAATTAGAAAATGTGAGAGGTAAGATAGATGCTGAGAGGGCAAAGTTAAAAGACAAGCAAAACATTCGAGAATTGTGTCTTGGCTGGACAAGAGGAGATTTTGAATTGTTTGCTAATAATTCTGACTTGGTATTGGATGGTCTCCAACCTCaccctgatttaaaagaattGGAAATATATGATTTTTCTGGTTTACGGTTTCCAAGTGGAtgtgttcatcttcttctcttccgAATTTAG